The following are from one region of the Candidatus Binataceae bacterium genome:
- a CDS encoding SCO family protein, with product MSTFVRLKRHPGGIIAAGILVAALSIASLASAGSKACIPDVPLVDSHGQPFDPASLKGKATLLDFVHTSCPGVCMTLTEKFSDVARKLGPQMGSDVMLLSVSNDPEHDNPAQLLKLARKHGADQSGWYFVTGKPDDVAKMLQAFGLNGKEPDGEPAHIPQVFLLGPDGCTVHDYNGIIMKPKLVADQMRQAASVNQAKVQTGLHQHL from the coding sequence ATGAGTACGTTTGTGCGGCTGAAGCGTCATCCAGGGGGGATAATCGCAGCAGGTATCCTTGTTGCGGCGCTGTCGATTGCGAGCCTCGCCAGCGCTGGCTCGAAGGCATGCATCCCCGACGTGCCGCTGGTCGATTCCCATGGGCAGCCTTTCGATCCCGCATCGCTGAAGGGCAAGGCAACGCTGCTCGATTTCGTCCATACCTCGTGTCCGGGAGTATGCATGACGCTCACGGAGAAATTCTCCGACGTCGCCAGGAAGCTGGGCCCGCAGATGGGCTCCGACGTGATGCTGCTATCGGTGAGCAACGATCCCGAACACGACAATCCTGCGCAACTGCTCAAGCTCGCGCGCAAGCATGGCGCGGATCAGTCCGGATGGTACTTCGTCACGGGGAAGCCTGACGACGTCGCGAAAATGCTGCAAGCCTTCGGCCTCAACGGCAAAGAGCCTGATGGCGAGCCCGCACATATTCCGCAGGTGTTCCTGCTCGGCCCCGATGGATGCACGGTTCACGACTACAACGGGATCATCATGAAGCCGAAGCTGGTCGCCGATCAGATGCGGCAGGCGGCGTCCGTCAATCAGGCCAAGGTGCAGACTGGGTTGCATCAGCATCTCTAA
- a CDS encoding methane monooxygenase/ammonia monooxygenase subunit C — protein sequence MATAMQYRSGTGSTPAASAYGPTDWLGGWRWLFIGCAILLAINVFLEMWNYKFMYSAGLDSSTRAFTIHYRSLFWCELISLGIFSGLWYGWLVRTGREILEREQGRVEPREEFRRMAVFWSLIGVISLSLYIEASFWPNWDGAWHQTMVRDTALTPTHIPMFYFWFPLSAILVLGTYLYGRYRLPRVYSFDKGFPWSFALLLGASIFECFQVAMNEWGHSLWIAEEFFSVSFHWPFVGYGWLASGIFALWGETILAMFQIEKEIEAAEAPTAEATRPQPQLVAD from the coding sequence ATGGCAACAGCAATGCAGTATCGCAGCGGCACGGGCAGCACTCCGGCCGCGAGCGCGTACGGTCCAACCGATTGGCTGGGCGGATGGCGATGGTTGTTCATCGGCTGCGCGATCCTGCTCGCGATCAACGTGTTCCTCGAGATGTGGAACTACAAGTTCATGTACTCCGCCGGCCTCGATTCGAGCACCCGCGCCTTCACGATCCATTACCGGTCGCTGTTCTGGTGCGAGCTGATCAGCCTCGGCATCTTTTCGGGCCTCTGGTACGGATGGCTGGTCCGCACCGGGCGCGAAATCCTCGAGCGCGAGCAGGGCCGGGTCGAGCCGCGCGAAGAGTTCCGTCGCATGGCAGTGTTCTGGTCGCTGATCGGCGTCATCAGCCTGTCGCTCTACATCGAGGCGAGCTTCTGGCCGAACTGGGATGGCGCTTGGCATCAGACGATGGTGCGCGACACGGCGCTCACGCCGACGCATATCCCGATGTTCTACTTCTGGTTCCCGCTCTCGGCGATCCTCGTGCTCGGCACGTATCTCTACGGCCGCTATCGGCTGCCGCGCGTTTATTCGTTCGACAAGGGTTTTCCGTGGTCGTTCGCGCTGCTGCTCGGCGCGTCGATCTTCGAATGCTTCCAGGTCGCGATGAACGAATGGGGGCACAGCCTGTGGATCGCCGAGGAATTCTTCTCGGTGTCGTTCCATTGGCCGTTTGTCGGTTACGGATGGCTCGCGTCGGGGATTTTTGCCCTGTGGGGCGAGACCATTCTCGCGATGTTCCAGATTGAAAAGGAAATTGAGGCTGCTGAAGCACC